The window CCGGATAAGCTGCCGGCGAAATACGCCCTGCGCAGCTCCGCAAACGGGCCAAATCGGTTCCGGGCGGTCCTATGGGATGTTGAGGGACGCGACGGGCTGCCTTCCCACACGATAACAGCCGGGCCGGGTAGGACCGTCCGCATGGCCAGCCACCCGGCCCTGCTGTGCTACAGGACCTTCGCGCTTATACCCGAGGCCTCAACGATGCCACCCGTCTTGTGCGCTCAGGGGCCCATGGCGCCCCAGACAATCCCCTGAATCACCGACCAACACCGGCTCACAGGGTATTCGCTGGGATAGCGGAGGAACTCCACGTGCCCATCCATATACAAGACGTTGCCGCCGCCGGGCACATGGTTGTACAGGGTATACGTGTCGCCCCATGTCGAAGATTGAACCGTGGTCTCGGCGGTGGCGTCATACATCACGGCGACCTCGCTCTGCGCCTTCGCCGTGGAGGCCGGATTGTTGATATCCGTGATGAGGAACCGTTCAATGCCTTCGCGCAGCCGGTACAGTTTGACTGGCCCGCGGTCCTCGTGGGTAAACTCGATGTCGTCCTCAAAGTTGTTGTGTCCGGCCGCCAGCTCAGTCGCATGTTCGGTGAGGATCACCTCATAGGCTCTCGTAAGAAGAGCGGCGGAAATATCAACGCCCAACTGCGGATTCTCGGCATTGTCGCCCCCGCCACCGGCGAGCAGGTAGTCGTCGGGCGTGACGAGCCAGCCCCAGTAGATATAGCTGGTGTTTTCGATGGCGCACGGGTCCACCGAGCCGCCGGGCCCGTGGTGCCATTTTGCCGCTTCCCGTTCCATGTCGGGATCGCTGGGGCAGATAAGCACGTTGAAGTCCGAAAGGTACTCCGGATACATGGCAGGGCCGTCGAAGCTGAACTGGCCGTTGCTGGGAATGTCACACTGCCTCGGCGGGCTGGCCCACCACGAGCTTCGATAGACAAGCATGGAGGGGAACTTCTCGCCTTTGGACTCGTTGGCGTACATCTTCAGGGCGAGTCCGCACTGCTTGAGGTTGTTGGCACAGCTCGCGCGCCGCGCTGCTTCTCGCGCGCGGGCCAGAGCCGGCAGTAGAATCGCAGCGAGAATACCGATGATGGCAATGACGACCAGCAACTCGATCAAGGTAAAACCACGATATCGCATGTCCGCATCCTCCCTTCGCTCAGCGGTCCCGGAACGAGCCGTCCACCCGCCCATCAATGACCGCGGAATCATTGAGTCAGAGAATTCAGTGGTCTTGTCCGTTTCTTTGCGGGGCATCACCTCCCTTCGTAATCCGCCAACCCGTACCTCAACTCACGGAAGACCCTCGCATCTCTATCAGTGTAGACCCGCCGCTGGTCTTCGTCAATGACGAGCGACCCTGTTGCGGAGACCTGCCGGTCATAAGAGCGGCCCGGTCGAGAGAGCGGCCGCAGCATCGGTCTCGACCCTGTGCCGCTCGTTTGCGTCCCTTCGCCGGAAACATCTCCCTGTCGAGGCTTCGTCACCGGAATATCAGGCTGGGCCAACTCGCCCACGATTCGTGGCGGGCAACGTGCCGGCCGCGATTGCGCAAGAACGCGGCCTTCAATCGATGTCCGCAATCCGGATATTGATGCGGTTGAAGGCGAAAATGGCGAGACAAATGCAGACGGCATAGAGAATGGCAGTCTTTTCGGGCCATATGGACGCCGCCCCCACGATGCCGATCGCGGTACACAGGTCCGCCATGCGCGCGGACAGACGGCCGGCGCCAGCATCCGGGTATAGCGGAATATTCGGCTGGCGAAGCATCTTTCGAATGCAAGTCAGGGTGACGACAAGCAGGATGGCACTGCCTGCGATCATGAGCCAGACCCGTCCGGAGGGCCATTCGTACTGATCGACGGCATCCGGCGAGTACAATTCCAGGATGACGCCCAGCCGGGACGTGCCTCCGTGCAAAAGCATGAATACCAGCAGGAACGCGCTATAGGCGAGTGCCATGCTTCGGCGGCGCTGGGAAATCTGATTTTGTGAAAGGACCTTTCCCGGAGAACCGTGCGCCAAGCACACTGTGACGGCGTAGAACGCGGCCAGACACAGGCCGGTCCAGAAAAAGTACTCATACCCTGCCGCGAAAACCAGTACGAACCCGCTCAGGCCCAGAAACCCACTGATAATCCCTTCGCCGGGCATGGGCGATTCCGAGAAGGCATAAGGCGTCCCGTCAGGTGCATGGGTTCTGTCCACCTCGCGTATTCCCCAATTCAAGACAATGACATAGAGAATGCCCAGGTTGAGACCCGCGTGCAGTTCCCACATCTTCCACCAGTCTATATAGCCGGGTGCAAGACCATAGCCCAGACACCACAGGGCGCTCACGACAAAGCCGATCCCGAACCCTGCACCCACAACCGCCCCGGAGACCAACGTGGCGCGGTCGCGCTGCGCCGCGGCCGCGGCCATGGCAACGAGCCACCAGACCAGTACGGCGACGTTCTGGGTGTTGGTATAGACCGTTCGAGCGAGATGTTCATCGAGTTCTCCGCTGTAGAGACCCGTTTCGCCGTAAGGGAAGATGGGCCAGGGGCAGTGCTGGCGAAACCATGTGCCGAGACTTTCAACAGCGCCGGGCCCGAGCAGCGGCGCGCCGAGGTTGAAGATGAATACAAGCAATGCGAGGAGGAGCAGGGTGCGAACCAGCCAGGAACGAACCGGCACGCGTGAATTCAGCGCCCATCCCAAGAGAATACCGCCGGGCGCGCCCCACCCGATGCCGCAGATAACGAACCAGGCACAACCGGCCCAAGGAGAGACGGGCAGGATTTCATCGCGGTAACTGAAATTGCCCCGGAGCCAGCTGGCGTACTGTCCGTAACCCAGTTCACCGCCGATGGCGATACCCATTCCCAGCCACAACACGATACTGCGGGCGTCAATCCCTTTGCGGCGGCACAGATAATACCAGAGCAGGCCCCATGTCAGGCCCGGCACGATGGTACCGTCGATGCCGCCCCAGCCGTTTGACCCGCGGATTGCCCATGTAATCGCGCCCATACTTCCGAAGAGCAACATCGGTAACCACGTGCCGTGTATCGAAAAGATGCCCTCATGCTCACGCACGGCGCGGTGACACCGATACAGCCCAGCGTCCGCTACGGTCATCATCGGTTTTTCCCCAGCAAGTCATCCAAAGCATGTGACGCAGGTGATATGGAATCTACGACATGAGCACGATTCAGTCAAACCGCGACCCGGGCAAACGCGTGTCCCGAAACCTGACGCGGCTGTTGGTGGCCAGCGCCAACGATTCCAAGAGCACTCCCGGCCTGCCTCGTTGCCACACCCTCCTTCTAGGGCTCCAGAAAAGGCTGGACCTCCACGAAATTGAACGCCGTTTGTTGGCCGGCCGGGCCTCCCGGTTCGCTGGGACCAGCCCAGTCGGAAATGGTCAGTTCAGCGGTCTCCTGATTGGGCCTGAAGACGACACGCCGGAACGTGAAGTAGGCGGGGTGTTCGCGGGTATAGGCGCCAAGGGTATGCGCGTAGTTGATGGGATAGGTATATTCGAAACCGTATTTCTCCAGCACTTCCACGGCCTTGATATCGATCCCAAGCGACACGGTTTGGTTTACGTCCAACCGTCCTATGTCCGACGAGATGACTTTCAGTGAATAGAGCTTCCCGGGTTTGAGCGCACGGAGTGTCTGCCGAACCCGGTTCGGAGCCTTCTCTGACCGCGTCATTCGGCAGAACCGGTCGCCCTGTGTTGTTCGCGGATACCGGCCGTGGAGGTGGCTGTAGCCATCCATGGTCCGGGTGTCTATGGCGCCCGCTTCGGCCTCCTCCGCAACCCACCCATCGAGCCCCCCGGCAAAATCGGGATTGACCAGATGCGGCAACAGGTAGGGGCCTTCAATCAGCCGCGTGCGGTTCCCTTCGATGCAGTAGTGCCGGAACATCTTGTGCGCCCACCGGATGGATTCTTCGTCGGCATAACTGGACATGTATTCCATGACGCCGTACAGATTCCAAAACGATGGGTCGGTAGACAGGAAATGGAACTGCATGTCCATGAATACGTGGTAATCAATGCCGGGATCACGGTTGAGGGTTTCGGGCGGCGCGCAGAGGTAGCCAAGACACATGACAAGTTGCCTCTCCACGCCGGGCGATTGTTTCTGCCATTTCAACATGGGGCTGCGCAGTTCGTGAATCAACATGCTGAAGGCCTTCTCTTCTGACGCGGCCTCGGGAAGATACTTCTCCCATGAGAACCGGTCCCCGAGGTCCATGATAAGCCGGAAAAAGTCTGAACTGCCGCCAACACTGAAGATATCTCCACCGCACCACGCGTAAAACGTGCGGTCCGCGAAACTCGGCAGTTCGTGCAGTCTGCGCAGGGCGTCTCCCCAGACAGCATAGAATTCCGGGCCCTTTGCGAGGAATTCATCTACGATGAGTCCGCCGTAGCCGGGCTGGATGGCGCCCGGGACATTCGCCCAGACGCCGAAAACCTCATCGGCGGAAGGCGGGGCGTCTGCCGCCAACCCGGGAAGAGATGAATTGGCGATCCATTGTCTGCCCTCGCCGAGCCACTGGGAGAACTCCTCATCCTTCACGTTGCTTCCCGTGATCAAAGTGTTGACGTGGGGAAGCACATAGCGCGCGACATAGCGCCAGTCATAGGGCCCGTACGGGGGGATGTGAGGCTCGCCCGGATAGTAGCAGTAGGCCAGTTCCGGCACAGTGCGAATCTCAAGCGTGGCTGGTTCCGTGCTATCGGCGTGCAGGGTATGCATGCCTTCCGGAAGCTTGCGCATGGCCTCGAACGCGCCTGTATCAGGATTCGGTCTCCAGACCAGTGGCCCCGTGTCGCCGTCCAGACGCACGGAGGGCGCGGTCTCGGTAGACATGGCCCGAATAAACACCCAGCCCTGCCTGGGATTCGCAAAGTCATGATCGGCCTTCTCTGCTCCCTGCAAGCGTACGGAGAGTAGTTCCGTGACAAAGTTGTTGCGGACCTTGAGACTGGCATACTCGCCCGGCCACTTTGGCTGTGTCGGCCACGTCAACTGTTGTGTCCAGTCGATGCCCGCGAAGACCTGGCCATTCGCGCTCCGAAACGCTACGCGCAGTTCATAAACCGCGCCCGGCTCGGCGTCGACTTCCCGGCGGACCGAAGCAGTTTGTACCGTGGCGTCTAATGGTTCCACCCACTCGAGTTTGTTCGCTGCGCCAGATTTCCTCAACGAGGCGCAAAGCGCCGTGTCTGGGCGCAGATTGCCCAGTCCGGCCGCATTGATGCTCATGCACAGAAGACGGCCCCCCGGTTCCATGTAGACGCTCACGATCGAATCGAGAGGAAGCTGCCTCAAGTCGGTGGCAAGGGCGCATGGCAGCTGCCACAGGCCGCCGCTCCCGCCCCAGTCGTGGGCTTCGAGCGCGATGAGGTTCGGTTCACCAAAGCGCAGCGCCGGGCTCAATTCGGCGAACACGGGAACCCATGCCGTGCTGACATCTTCGGTCCGGCCATACGTGTTGAGCAGTTGTCCGTTGCAGTAGACCGCGCATCCGTCATTTACTGCACCGAGGCACAACCAGACCGGTTTGCCTCTCCAGTCGGCCGGGATATCCACACGCCGCCGGTACCACGCGTAGCCGTCTACATTCGGAAATCCCTGGTCTTCCCAGCGGACGCCCGCCTGCAGGGTTGCCCAGTCCGAGTCGGGCAGGTCCGGCGAAGCCCAATTGTGATGTGCGCCCGCGTGGTCCGGGTCCGGCTTGAAACGCCAGTCCGCAACCAGATCGATGCGGCTTATCTCGCTTACACCTCCCAACAGGCACAAACAGACGACAGCAATTCCAGCACTCATGACACACCCCCTCCACACGGAGCTCAATCGTGACTGCCGCCCAGAACAGCGTCAGAAGTCTGGACATCAAGTATCCTAACCGGAACTTGATTCTAATGCACGGCGGCCAAGTTTTGATCGGGTCCCATGCAATCTGCTCTAATCTGTCACTCTGCGGTCATTTGCATCCATGGCAAGGATGCTCATACGGAGTGACTTGAAGATGCGTTCATGCGTTCTGACCCTTGCCGCCGTGTCTCTTGTCCATGCGGCGTTTGCCAACGGGGACTGGCCGGAGTGGCGAGGCCCGACGGCAAACGGGCACACCGTCTCGACGGGACTCCCGCTCCGTTGGTCGGAGACCGAGAACATGGCCTGGAAGACGGCCATACATGATTCCGGTCATTCGACGCCCGTGGTGTGGGGCGGCCAGATCTGGCTCACCACGGCGACGGAAGACGGGACGGTGCTCTATGCGGTCGGCGTCGATGCGAGTTCGGGGGAGGTCATTCACGACATTGAGGTGTTCCGTGTGGAACAACCCCAGCGGATCAATCCCCTTAATACGTACGCCACGCCGTCGCCTTGTATCGAGCCGGGGCGTGTTTACGTCCACTTCGGCACCTTTGGTACCGCATGCATCGACACGATTTCGGGCGAAATCCTGTGGCGGCGGTCCGATCTGAACTGCGATCACATGCAGGGCCCCGCATCTTCGCCCATTGTCTTCCAGGACCTCGTGATCGTCGATCTTGAGGGCACGGACAACCAGTTCATCGCCGCGTTGGACAAGAACACCGGAGATACGGCCTGGTTGTACCATCGTCCGGATGAGTTGTACACGGAGGACATCAGTCCGGTCTATCTCAAATCCTATCAGACGCCCGTAATCGTCGAGGTGGAGGGCAAACCGCAACTGGTAAGCAACGGCGCTCTCCTGGTAACGGGCCATGAACCGCGGACAGGTCAGGAGATCTGGCGGGTTCGATACCGCGATGATAGTTCCATTTCGCGCATTGTCAGCGGTCAGGGGCTGCTGTTCGTAAACACGGGCGGTCCTCCCGGCGGGAGCCAGTTGTGGGCGAT of the Candidatus Hydrogenedentota bacterium genome contains:
- a CDS encoding PQQ-binding-like beta-propeller repeat protein, which translates into the protein MRSCVLTLAAVSLVHAAFANGDWPEWRGPTANGHTVSTGLPLRWSETENMAWKTAIHDSGHSTPVVWGGQIWLTTATEDGTVLYAVGVDASSGEVIHDIEVFRVEQPQRINPLNTYATPSPCIEPGRVYVHFGTFGTACIDTISGEILWRRSDLNCDHMQGPASSPIVFQDLVIVDLEGTDNQFIAALDKNTGDTAWLYHRPDELYTEDISPVYLKSYQTPVIVEVEGKPQLVSNGALLVTGHEPRTGQEIWRVRYRDDSSISRIVSGQGLLFVNTGGPPGGSQLWAIRQGALGDVTDTHVVWTMTEDAPHQSSPVLVGDLLYTVSDRGVLICMEATTGKQVWSKHLRGRFGASLLAAADRIYVSNTDGTTTVLASGREYRELAVNQLEGELWASPAVTGDALLLRTKTHLYRIEQTK
- a CDS encoding DUF1559 domain-containing protein; amino-acid sequence: MRYRGFTLIELLVVIAIIGILAAILLPALARAREAARRASCANNLKQCGLALKMYANESKGEKFPSMLVYRSSWWASPPRQCDIPSNGQFSFDGPAMYPEYLSDFNVLICPSDPDMEREAAKWHHGPGGSVDPCAIENTSYIYWGWLVTPDDYLLAGGGGDNAENPQLGVDISAALLTRAYEVILTEHATELAAGHNNFEDDIEFTHEDRGPVKLYRLREGIERFLITDINNPASTAKAQSEVAVMYDATAETTVQSSTWGDTYTLYNHVPGGGNVLYMDGHVEFLRYPSEYPVSRCWSVIQGIVWGAMGP